The window GACATCACCGAAGGCGGCGTTCGTGCGCGCCGTGATCTCCGGAAACAGTTCGGCGATCAGATGCAGATAGCACTGCGTTCCGGCGAGGGAGCGATGGCCGAGATAGGTTGCCAGCACCGGAAGCTTCACGTCGAGGTTGGCTCCCTCCTGACACCACCGCAGCAACGCATGGACGGCGAAATTGTGCCGAAGATCATGTAAGCGCGGCCCCTTGCCTCTGCCGGCATGCGGGATCCCGGAGCGCAACAGCAGCTCCCGGTACAGCCAGTAGATGGCCGGGTGGCTCAGCGGGCCGTCTGATGGCGAAGGGAAGAAGTAGGCATCGGACGGGCGATCGCCCATGACTTGTGCGTAGGTTCGAAGGCGCTGTACCAGCGGCAAGGCTGGTGGGATGAGCCTGTCCTTACCAAATTTGCCATCACGCACCGTCAGGATTCCCCGTTCGAGGTCCACATCGGCCACGCGCAGGTGCAGCACTTCGCTAATCCTCAGCCCGCAGCCATACAGGAGCCGGAGCACTTCCGGCATGATGAGATGCCGCATTGGGGATCGGGCTGTCGGTGTAAGCTGGTCAGCCGCCTGCAACAGCCGCTGAATCTCGGCATGTGTCAGGATGCGTGGAGAGAAGCTGCTCGCTCCCCTCGCCATCGGCCATCGATCCGGCACATCAGCGGCATATCCCAACCGGCACATGAACAGGGCAAATTGGCGAACTGCACAGATACGATGATCGTGGGTGCCCTTGCTCTCGTGGGGCCGTTTGGCGAGCCACTTGTGGCTGATCGAGCGCGGCAGCTTGCATTCCATTAGCGCTTCATCGCTCAGGAAGCGGTCAAAGCATGCCAGCAAGCGGGCTGGCTCATCATATCGGTACCCACACGTCCGTTTCTCCTGGACGAACTGTTCCATGAGTGAGTCGACAGCGCTCCGGAACTGGCCCTTGAATTTGCTACTAGACATGGCGCATCTCCTCGGTGTTCAACGCGGCAGTGCGGAGGGTTTCCACGTCGGTCTTAGCGTAGATCAACGTCGAGGCTGTCGTCGCGTGCCCCAGGATGTCGCTGATGACTTGAAACGGCGTCTGTTCATGGAGCAATCGTGTCGCGAGTGTGTGGCGTAGCGAGTGCAAACCATAGCGTTGTGGAGTCCTGAAGTGAATCCCGGCCATGGCCTTCCAATGACGGACGATCCAATGTAGGCTGTCGGCTTCGCGGAAGGGTAGGAAAGGCGCGTTCAATGTGAGGAACACTTCTCGATGATCCGAGTGGGGACGGCCCGATCTCAGATAGTCAATCAGCGCTTCGCCAACTTCCTCCGTCAATGGCAAACAAAGAGGTGCGAGGGTCTTCGACTGCCTAACCTCTATTGTGGCGGTATCCCACTTCAGATCGTCGAGGGATAGTGCACGAATATCGCCCACTCTCAATCCGAGGCGACAGGCAAGTAGAAAGATCGCGTAATCGCGCTTACCTTTGGGCG is drawn from Cupriavidus taiwanensis and contains these coding sequences:
- a CDS encoding tyrosine-type recombinase/integrase, which encodes MEQFVQEKRTCGYRYDEPARLLACFDRFLSDEALMECKLPRSISHKWLAKRPHESKGTHDHRICAVRQFALFMCRLGYAADVPDRWPMARGASSFSPRILTHAEIQRLLQAADQLTPTARSPMRHLIMPEVLRLLYGCGLRISEVLHLRVADVDLERGILTVRDGKFGKDRLIPPALPLVQRLRTYAQVMGDRPSDAYFFPSPSDGPLSHPAIYWLYRELLLRSGIPHAGRGKGPRLHDLRHNFAVHALLRWCQEGANLDVKLPVLATYLGHRSLAGTQCYLHLIAELFPEITARTNAAFGDVIPRRSGS